In the genome of Hymenobacter cellulosivorans, one region contains:
- a CDS encoding response regulator transcription factor: MTVLIVEDERTLARELGIFLHQQNFTCTVARTAREARTHLADTPFDFVLLDLGLPDGDGLDVLAEAKQNDLTAAVIILTARGAVEDRIGGLELGADDYLAKPFSLPELLARMHAITRRRFGLHKPLVGCGAFELDLQTRRLLHQGQEVSLSVKEFDVLSYLVLHKNRVMTRLQLTEHIWGNLPEAGFDSNYIDAHIKNLRKKLGLLADVEWLETVRGVGYRARL; the protein is encoded by the coding sequence ATGACCGTTCTTATCGTGGAAGATGAGCGCACCCTGGCCCGCGAGCTGGGCATCTTCCTGCACCAGCAAAACTTTACCTGCACGGTGGCCCGCACCGCCCGTGAGGCCCGTACCCACCTGGCCGATACGCCCTTCGACTTCGTGCTGCTGGACCTGGGCCTGCCCGACGGCGACGGGCTCGACGTGCTGGCCGAGGCCAAACAGAACGATCTGACGGCCGCCGTTATCATCCTGACGGCTCGCGGCGCGGTGGAAGACCGGATTGGTGGCCTGGAGCTGGGGGCCGATGATTACCTGGCCAAGCCCTTTTCCCTGCCCGAACTGCTGGCCCGTATGCACGCCATCACACGCCGCCGCTTCGGGCTGCACAAACCGTTGGTGGGCTGCGGCGCTTTCGAGCTGGACCTGCAAACGCGCCGCCTGCTGCACCAGGGTCAGGAAGTCAGCCTGTCGGTCAAGGAATTTGATGTGCTGAGCTACTTGGTACTGCACAAAAACCGGGTCATGACCCGCCTGCAGCTCACCGAGCATATCTGGGGCAACCTGCCCGAGGCGGGCTTCGACTCCAACTACATTGACGCCCACATCAAAAATCTGCGCAAGAAGCTCGGGCTGCTGGCCGACGTGGAGTGGCTCGAAACCGTGCGCGGCGTGGGCTACCGGGCCCGGCTGTGA
- a CDS encoding LLM class flavin-dependent oxidoreductase yields the protein MEVGIDSFAALLLDNGTGTQLSGSQAMGQLLDRIELADQVGLDVFGIGEHHRPEYLDSAPAVILAAAAARTRRIRLTSAVTVLSAADPVRVFQQFATLDLISQGRAEMVVGRGSSIEAFPLFGFDLDDYDALFTEKLELLLAIRNNERLHWSGKFRPALTGQGIYPRPAQSQLPVWLGVGGTPQSFARAGMLGLPLMVAIIGGETHRFRPLVDLYREAGRRAGFTPEQLPVGLHSLGYVAETTEEALESFYPGYARTFSSRARERGGPPVTRPQFDAQAGPTGALLVGSPEEVAAKIKRHSDALGGITRVTFQMDVATLPHAQLLRAIELLGTRVVPLLR from the coding sequence ATGGAGGTAGGAATAGATAGTTTTGCGGCCCTGCTGCTGGACAATGGCACCGGCACCCAGCTGAGCGGCTCCCAGGCCATGGGCCAGCTACTCGACCGAATCGAGCTGGCCGACCAGGTCGGACTCGATGTATTTGGTATTGGGGAGCACCACCGACCGGAATACCTCGATTCGGCACCGGCCGTCATCCTGGCCGCCGCAGCCGCCCGTACCCGCCGGATCCGGCTGACCAGCGCCGTGACCGTGCTCAGCGCCGCCGACCCGGTGCGCGTGTTTCAGCAGTTTGCCACCCTGGATTTGATTTCGCAGGGCCGGGCCGAAATGGTGGTGGGCCGCGGCTCTTCTATCGAGGCATTTCCCCTGTTCGGCTTCGACCTCGACGATTACGATGCCCTTTTCACCGAAAAGCTGGAGTTGCTACTAGCTATTCGCAACAATGAGCGGCTGCATTGGAGCGGCAAGTTTCGGCCCGCTCTCACAGGGCAGGGTATTTATCCGCGGCCGGCGCAGAGCCAATTGCCTGTCTGGCTGGGCGTGGGCGGCACACCCCAGTCATTTGCCCGGGCCGGCATGTTGGGCTTGCCGCTGATGGTGGCTATCATCGGGGGCGAAACCCACCGCTTCCGGCCCCTGGTCGACCTTTACCGGGAGGCGGGCCGCCGGGCGGGTTTCACGCCCGAGCAGCTGCCAGTAGGGCTGCACTCCCTAGGCTACGTGGCCGAAACGACCGAAGAGGCCTTGGAGAGCTTTTACCCCGGCTATGCCCGCACCTTCAGCAGCCGGGCCCGGGAGCGGGGTGGCCCGCCCGTTACCCGGCCCCAATTCGATGCGCAGGCCGGCCCAACTGGGGCCCTATTGGTCGGCAGCCCGGAAGAAGTTGCGGCCAAGATTAAGCGGCACAGCGACGCCTTGGGCGGCATTACGCGCGTAACTTTCCAAATGGATGTGGCTACATTGCCCCATGCTCAGCTGTTGCGGGCCATTGAGCTGCTGGGCACCCGTGTGGTGCCTTTGCTGCGCTAG
- a CDS encoding GAF domain-containing protein — MSSAPLFPDNESERLRSLRSYDVLPTLIEPIFDEFVALTAQVFSLPISLIAIVEEDEVLYPANHGMPGNDRQPRAEALCSTAIQQSRAVVYHDLLLETTATITAEAALAAQQNELRFYAGSLLRLPDKSPLGTLCIIDRQPRTFSAPEQQVLDQLAALISQAIAVRHNCLYHSSGGSEQWEKLRVQLQEELRELTALVRYLFTRHGVQIPVPTELLAQVQRRLHDFQFLLDEQQCS; from the coding sequence ATGTCTTCTGCTCCTTTATTCCCCGATAACGAATCTGAGCGGCTGCGCAGCCTGCGCTCCTACGACGTGCTGCCAACCCTTATCGAGCCGATTTTCGATGAATTTGTTGCGCTCACGGCGCAGGTTTTCAGCCTGCCTATCTCCCTCATCGCTATAGTCGAGGAAGATGAGGTGCTGTACCCGGCCAACCACGGTATGCCCGGCAACGACCGGCAGCCCCGGGCCGAGGCCCTGTGCTCCACGGCCATTCAACAGTCCCGTGCCGTGGTTTACCACGACCTGCTACTTGAAACTACTGCCACCATTACTGCTGAGGCCGCCCTTGCGGCCCAGCAGAATGAACTCCGCTTCTACGCCGGCTCCCTGTTGCGCCTACCCGATAAGTCCCCTCTGGGCACCTTGTGTATCATTGACCGGCAGCCCCGCACCTTTAGTGCACCCGAGCAACAGGTACTCGACCAGCTCGCGGCTTTAATCAGCCAAGCCATTGCCGTACGCCATAACTGCTTATACCACTCTTCGGGCGGGTCTGAGCAGTGGGAAAAGTTACGGGTCCAACTTCAGGAGGAATTGCGCGAATTAACGGCTTTGGTACGCTATCTTTTCACTCGGCATGGCGTCCAGATTCCGGTACCAACCGAGCTACTCGCCCAAGTGCAGCGCCGCCTACACGATTTTCAGTTCTTGCTCGACGAACAGCAATGCTCCTGA
- a CDS encoding LLM class flavin-dependent oxidoreductase has translation MPTPVNESNRPEKPPVAYSILDLAIVSQGDTVKQTLNNSLALAKAAEAAHYTRYWLAEHHNSDNIGSNAPPLLIGYVAENTTTIRVGSGGIMLPNHSPLIVAEQFGTLAQLYPGRIDLGVGRAAGTDSPTAKAIRSDFMQAAQAFPLEISKIQAYFSPANKQAAVRAPIAEGTNVPLYILGSSTDSAHLAAKMGLPYAFASHFASTHLHQALQIYRDEFRPSAALSQPYTIVAINAYVADTDEEAQRQFTSVIRMFVGMLTGRTKEPMQPPTDMTEELQEMWQHPSVYQMLKYSFVGSKQTVKQQLQAFLVETQADELITASSMYALDDRLKSARLFAEIMQELNENR, from the coding sequence ATGCCTACTCCTGTGAACGAGTCTAACCGCCCGGAAAAGCCACCGGTTGCTTATTCCATTTTAGACCTAGCTATCGTGTCGCAAGGCGATACGGTGAAGCAGACCCTGAACAATTCGTTGGCGCTGGCCAAGGCCGCTGAAGCAGCCCACTACACCCGCTACTGGCTGGCCGAACATCATAACTCCGATAATATTGGCAGCAACGCGCCTCCCCTGCTCATCGGGTACGTGGCTGAAAATACGACGACCATCCGGGTGGGCTCCGGCGGCATCATGTTGCCCAACCACTCGCCCCTGATTGTGGCCGAGCAATTTGGCACCTTGGCGCAGCTCTATCCCGGCCGCATTGATTTGGGGGTGGGCCGGGCGGCCGGTACCGACTCGCCGACCGCGAAGGCCATCCGGTCGGATTTCATGCAGGCGGCCCAGGCCTTTCCGCTGGAAATCAGCAAAATTCAGGCGTACTTCTCTCCTGCCAACAAGCAGGCCGCCGTGCGGGCTCCTATAGCCGAGGGCACCAACGTCCCCCTGTATATCTTGGGTTCCAGCACCGATAGTGCCCACTTGGCGGCCAAGATGGGCCTGCCTTACGCGTTTGCCAGCCACTTTGCCTCCACACACTTACACCAGGCGCTGCAAATTTACCGCGACGAGTTTAGGCCTTCGGCGGCGCTAAGCCAACCGTATACCATCGTGGCCATCAACGCCTACGTGGCCGATACCGACGAAGAAGCCCAACGACAGTTCACGAGTGTCATCCGGATGTTTGTGGGCATGTTGACTGGAAGAACGAAAGAACCCATGCAGCCGCCCACGGACATGACCGAGGAACTACAAGAAATGTGGCAGCATCCCTCCGTCTACCAGATGCTCAAGTATTCCTTTGTCGGCAGCAAGCAAACCGTCAAGCAGCAGCTACAAGCCTTTCTGGTCGAAACGCAGGCCGATGAGCTCATCACTGCTTCCAGCATGTACGCGCTGGATGACCGGCTAAAGTCTGCACGACTGTTCGCCGAAATTATGCAGGAGCTTAACGAAAACAGGTAA
- a CDS encoding LLM class flavin-dependent oxidoreductase: protein MNNRKTLKLAAVIDGPGWNFSSWRHPAMPADAGENIDFFIQQAQLAEQAKFETLFLYDVSHVGPGNIPYYLSMFEGGTLMSALAMKTERIGLSLTASTSYTDPYNLARQVLSLDKISRGRASLNAITSNPGGMVNFSRGHMGKADQYPMHQEFLEILLGLWDTYEDDAFPRDKESGVFLNPRKMHPINYRGQYFSVDGPLNLSRSVQGRPVLYMAGSSPTFVDLATSYTDGVFMAGSTFEETLLLATALTAKLLEKGRLPEDFVRSVSQNPIVGRTDAEAYAKYQEIRALGPYSHTPVPLFMGSAERVATEIQRWYEAGAIDLFMVRQDHSHGLQDFIELVVPILQERGLFHTEYAAETLRGNLDLPKPAFRTI, encoded by the coding sequence ATGAACAACAGAAAAACGTTAAAGCTGGCCGCGGTCATTGATGGGCCGGGGTGGAATTTTTCCTCCTGGCGCCACCCCGCCATGCCCGCCGACGCCGGCGAAAACATCGATTTCTTCATTCAACAGGCGCAGCTGGCGGAGCAGGCCAAATTTGAGACCCTGTTTTTGTACGACGTGAGCCACGTCGGGCCCGGCAACATTCCCTACTACCTGAGCATGTTCGAAGGCGGGACGCTCATGTCGGCCTTGGCCATGAAGACGGAGCGCATTGGCCTCTCGCTAACGGCCTCGACCTCCTACACCGACCCCTACAACCTGGCCCGGCAGGTGCTGTCGCTGGACAAAATCAGCCGGGGCCGGGCCTCGCTGAACGCCATTACCTCTAACCCAGGCGGTATGGTGAACTTCAGCCGCGGCCACATGGGCAAAGCCGACCAGTACCCCATGCACCAGGAGTTTCTGGAGATTCTGCTGGGTTTGTGGGACACGTACGAGGACGACGCCTTTCCCCGCGATAAGGAAAGCGGCGTCTTTCTGAATCCGCGCAAGATGCACCCCATCAACTACCGGGGCCAGTACTTCTCGGTGGACGGGCCGCTGAACCTGAGCCGCTCGGTGCAGGGCCGGCCCGTCCTGTACATGGCCGGCAGCTCCCCCACTTTCGTGGACCTGGCCACCTCCTACACCGACGGCGTCTTCATGGCGGGCAGCACCTTCGAGGAAACATTATTGCTCGCCACTGCACTTACCGCGAAGCTGCTTGAAAAAGGCCGGCTGCCAGAAGACTTCGTGCGGTCGGTGTCGCAAAACCCCATCGTGGGCCGCACCGATGCCGAGGCCTACGCCAAGTACCAGGAAATCCGTGCGCTGGGGCCCTATTCGCACACCCCCGTTCCCTTGTTTATGGGCTCGGCCGAGCGCGTCGCCACGGAAATACAGCGGTGGTACGAGGCCGGGGCTATTGACCTGTTCATGGTTCGGCAAGACCATTCCCACGGGCTACAAGACTTTATCGAGCTGGTGGTGCCCATCCTGCAGGAGCGTGGCCTCTTCCATACGGAGTACGCGGCCGAAACCCTGCGGGGCAATCTGGACTTACCAAAACCAGCGTTCCGAACCATTTAA
- a CDS encoding NmrA family NAD(P)-binding protein produces the protein MENNQNPTVLVLGASGTIGRQVIKDLEGQAVNVRITSRNQETVEQLRREGKDCRYLDLDDPRTFALALAGVDRVFLLTGYTVAMLTQSKTLVDAAKKAGVRHIVHVGVFAEWDTTDAHFAWHQLIEKYIEASGIAWTHLHPNMFMEVFTGLYIPKNLTYTSYWDDRRVGYIASSDIAAVAAKALVDGPERHGGQHYWLSVETFNGQEIAALLSEVTGLEIKHENKGLQGFKELIETLLANGAESWYAKANIDFVTQMLDGRMSYMSMVQNDIPYVLGRPAKTLREFLEEHKAGIVASAGSI, from the coding sequence ATGGAAAACAACCAAAACCCGACCGTTCTGGTGTTGGGCGCCAGCGGCACCATCGGCCGTCAAGTCATCAAAGATCTGGAAGGTCAAGCCGTCAACGTACGCATCACCTCGCGCAACCAAGAGACGGTAGAACAGCTTCGCCGCGAAGGCAAAGACTGCCGCTACCTGGACCTGGATGACCCCAGAACCTTTGCGCTGGCGCTGGCCGGGGTGGACCGGGTGTTTCTGCTAACCGGCTACACGGTGGCCATGCTCACGCAAAGCAAAACCCTGGTGGACGCGGCCAAGAAGGCCGGCGTCCGCCATATCGTGCACGTAGGCGTATTCGCGGAGTGGGATACCACCGATGCCCACTTTGCCTGGCACCAGCTGATTGAAAAGTACATCGAGGCCAGCGGCATTGCCTGGACCCACCTCCACCCGAATATGTTTATGGAGGTGTTCACGGGGCTGTATATCCCGAAGAACCTAACCTACACCAGCTACTGGGACGACCGAAGAGTCGGCTACATTGCCTCCAGTGACATTGCGGCGGTGGCCGCCAAAGCCCTCGTCGACGGGCCAGAGCGCCACGGTGGGCAGCACTACTGGCTGAGCGTCGAAACCTTCAACGGCCAAGAAATTGCAGCGCTGTTGAGCGAGGTGACCGGCCTGGAAATCAAGCACGAAAACAAAGGACTGCAAGGCTTTAAAGAGCTGATTGAAACCTTGCTGGCGAATGGAGCGGAAAGCTGGTACGCCAAGGCCAACATTGATTTTGTGACACAGATGCTCGACGGCCGAATGTCCTATATGTCGATGGTGCAAAACGATATTCCCTACGTGCTCGGCAGACCGGCCAAGACCCTGCGGGAATTTCTGGAGGAGCACAAAGCGGGCATTGTGGCGTCAGCTGGGTCGATATAA
- a CDS encoding NADPH-dependent F420 reductase: MVDTGNYYPFRDEKIEALEQGQPESVLAAEQLGRPILKAFNNLLAETIASGGTAPGMPGRIALSIAGDDERAKQILADLCNDLGFDVVDGGSLADSWRQQPGTPAYCTELTAPELIQALANAVPGKAPQIRDQIISELLQRDVWPTREEVVAGNRARQLGKA; the protein is encoded by the coding sequence GTGGTGGATACGGGCAACTACTATCCCTTCCGGGACGAGAAAATCGAGGCGCTAGAGCAAGGCCAGCCCGAGAGCGTGCTGGCGGCCGAGCAGCTGGGTCGCCCCATCCTGAAAGCCTTTAACAACCTGCTGGCCGAGACAATTGCCAGCGGCGGCACCGCGCCCGGCATGCCCGGCCGCATTGCCCTTTCCATCGCTGGCGACGACGAGCGCGCCAAGCAAATCCTAGCCGACCTCTGCAACGACCTTGGCTTCGACGTGGTGGACGGGGGCAGCCTGGCCGACTCGTGGCGGCAGCAGCCCGGCACCCCGGCCTACTGCACCGAACTCACGGCCCCGGAGCTGATTCAGGCCCTGGCCAACGCCGTGCCCGGCAAAGCCCCGCAGATACGCGACCAGATAATCTCGGAGCTGCTGCAACGCGACGTGTGGCCCACCCGCGAAGAAGTGGTAGCCGGCAACCGCGCCCGGCAGCTAGGTAAAGCATAG
- a CDS encoding NAD(P)-binding domain-containing protein, whose translation MNIGIIGTGPVGGSLAKNLAALGHQVKVTNTRQPAELARKAQELGASPATLQEVVQDVALVFIAVPFRVLAEFPKDLFRSLPPR comes from the coding sequence ATGAACATCGGAATCATTGGCACCGGCCCCGTCGGCGGCTCCCTGGCCAAAAACCTGGCTGCCCTCGGCCACCAAGTGAAAGTGACCAACACCCGCCAGCCGGCCGAGTTAGCCCGCAAAGCCCAGGAACTGGGAGCTAGCCCCGCCACCCTGCAAGAGGTGGTGCAGGACGTGGCCCTCGTGTTTATCGCCGTGCCTTTCAGGGTGCTTGCCGAGTTTCCCAAGGACCTGTTCCGGTCGTTGCCCCCGAGGTAA
- a CDS encoding ArsR/SmtB family transcription factor gives MDTKSLVKLAKSLSDPTRLRMLQEIARAQRLGCANLYEFVPISQPSMSQHVKALVDSGLVHSCKEGRNMCLTINTEKLLELESFLQLLKMP, from the coding sequence ATGGATACCAAGTCCCTCGTCAAGCTAGCCAAGTCGCTGAGCGACCCCACTCGCCTGCGCATGCTGCAGGAAATTGCGCGGGCGCAGCGGCTGGGATGCGCTAATCTGTATGAGTTTGTGCCCATCAGCCAGCCCTCCATGTCGCAGCACGTGAAGGCGCTGGTAGATTCGGGGCTGGTCCATTCGTGCAAGGAGGGCCGCAACATGTGCTTGACGATCAACACGGAAAAGCTGCTGGAGCTGGAAAGCTTTCTGCAGCTGCTGAAGATGCCCTAG
- a CDS encoding TolC family protein: MTTRRTQPWLRLPLLLASLLVVAACQVSKDLPLPALPLPATYRTAPTADTASVASLPWRSFFTEPALQQLLDSATVRNNDLQLALQNIASAQTTLRQARLGYLPAATLQAGVTTNRPSGNSLNGISLTQFLGTKHIEDYNVAAALSWEADIWGKIRSRKQEALAAYLQSQEARKAVQTQVVAQVAQGYYNLLMLDTQLAVARRNVALTDSTLRFTRLQFAAGQVTALAVQQVEVQRLTAAGLVPQLEQAITVQEDALSILAGRLPGGISRSGNLLRLQVPVVAAAGVPAALLARRPDVRSAELALDRANAMAGYTKAQLYPALTITAQGGLNAFQLSNWFSVPASLFGTVVGGLTQPLFQRGALRAQYQQAQIDRERTVIQFRQQVLVAVGEVSDALGQVERTQTQQALATERVRTLREATKNANLLFGSGLASYLEVITAQSNALQSELELASLKRTQLEANVELYRAVGGGWQ; encoded by the coding sequence ATGACAACCCGACGTACCCAACCCTGGCTTCGGCTCCCGCTGCTGCTGGCCAGCCTGCTGGTGGTGGCGGCCTGCCAAGTGTCGAAAGACCTGCCCCTGCCCGCGCTGCCCCTGCCCGCTACCTACCGCACCGCCCCCACCGCCGATACAGCTTCGGTAGCCAGCCTGCCGTGGCGCAGTTTTTTCACCGAGCCGGCCCTGCAGCAGCTGCTCGACAGCGCCACGGTGCGCAACAATGACCTCCAGCTGGCCCTGCAGAACATTGCCTCGGCGCAGACGACCCTCCGGCAGGCCCGCCTGGGCTACCTGCCAGCCGCCACGCTGCAGGCGGGCGTGACCACCAACCGGCCTTCGGGCAACAGCCTCAACGGTATTTCCCTCACCCAGTTTCTGGGCACCAAGCACATTGAGGACTACAACGTGGCGGCGGCCCTGAGCTGGGAAGCCGACATCTGGGGCAAAATCCGCAGCCGCAAGCAGGAGGCCCTGGCCGCCTACCTGCAAAGCCAGGAAGCGCGCAAGGCCGTGCAAACCCAGGTGGTGGCGCAGGTGGCTCAGGGCTACTACAACCTGCTGATGCTCGACACGCAGTTGGCAGTGGCCCGGCGCAACGTGGCCCTCACCGACAGTACCCTGCGCTTCACGCGGCTGCAGTTCGCGGCCGGGCAGGTGACGGCGCTGGCCGTGCAGCAGGTCGAGGTGCAGCGCCTGACGGCGGCCGGCCTGGTGCCGCAGCTGGAGCAGGCTATTACCGTGCAGGAAGACGCCCTGAGCATCCTGGCCGGGCGCCTGCCGGGCGGCATCAGCCGCAGCGGCAACCTGCTGCGGCTGCAAGTGCCGGTGGTGGCGGCGGCCGGGGTGCCGGCGGCGCTGCTGGCCCGGCGGCCCGACGTGCGCAGCGCCGAGCTGGCCCTGGACCGGGCCAACGCCATGGCGGGCTACACCAAGGCCCAGCTTTACCCCGCGCTGACCATCACGGCGCAGGGCGGCCTCAACGCCTTCCAGCTCAGCAACTGGTTTAGCGTGCCGGCCTCCCTGTTTGGCACGGTCGTCGGCGGGCTGACGCAGCCGCTGTTTCAGCGCGGGGCGCTGCGCGCCCAGTACCAGCAGGCCCAGATTGACCGGGAACGTACCGTCATCCAGTTTCGGCAGCAGGTGCTAGTGGCGGTGGGCGAGGTATCCGATGCACTCGGGCAGGTGGAGCGCACCCAGACCCAGCAGGCCCTGGCCACCGAGCGGGTGCGCACGCTGCGCGAGGCCACCAAGAACGCTAACCTGCTGTTCGGCAGCGGCCTGGCCAGCTACCTCGAAGTCATTACGGCCCAAAGCAACGCGCTGCAAAGCGAGCTGGAGCTGGCCTCGCTCAAGCGCACCCAGCTCGAAGCCAACGTGGAGCTGTACCGGGCCGTGGGCGGCGGCTGGCAGTAG